Proteins encoded in a region of the Myxosarcina sp. GI1 genome:
- a CDS encoding DUF5906 domain-containing protein, protein MNQFYSNNDGKFDRVSKTNPCVHCGKPDWCYRLGELSVCPRVTEGTATIAENWEQTSQQDDNGHYYLAPITEKKVINPKGTIVYHYPDRQGNELIKITRIDDGNGKKDFKQEHYDGNCWHEHLNNCNPSDVPIYRYQDVRDAIARKEQYIFLVEGEKAVNKLWELGLPATTIRPGKFREEHVKDLEGAKRVVLCPDRDIPGINKMTKVSDFLVSYNVPIAWLFAPPSDFFWQKLPKNNGLDIYDWIVRDKATAEQIIAAITYEPLELDKTEAPRIEETEDNFTQKAYAALYGERSYISINQHLYKWNGSHYERVSEFEEKKRIALWCQSTPLPKRGGGYRYGLATTSKVEEIYKWAMVINAVDPSKINPPGINCKNGVVVINWLGKVPHIELKPHDPKRYFTYCSDVEYNQDADPTMCDRLLAALDKPQRDIFLKIIAASLDLKTVRKYYSGDIKALLLQGTGSNGKDSLWQSVAAILRDSMTQISLSDFQEYDKGRKFNVARLATSRICWASENSSYVSLDNLQILKQAVTSEEIVIEEKNLPAYEVEVNSVFLFNVNEAPLINAGLEAIKRRYAVLSFNKTYCKDAKPELNQLEADPRFRYDPEFLNNEIAPSLLNYILAALKSLVTEGIDYSCTEDALETIKKQSNHLWEFVEDIGLVPDPNGQVYVQDIWEQLKQWYMDNDILERQDGKNYWQPPIRKGDDYVKASRLLYSKLKDIFPQIDKKTSTTGDIKNKAVIMGIRLIRSVRQTVRLKALENMTVRQSEANTLYYSEIEFIKLYLKKLTRFQALEVQEYIKNLLSQQESENSQQTSENSSDSELGNLPNFASPPPPLWVAA, encoded by the coding sequence ATGAATCAATTTTACAGCAATAATGACGGTAAATTCGATAGAGTCTCAAAAACTAATCCCTGTGTACATTGTGGTAAACCTGACTGGTGCTACAGGTTAGGTGAATTATCGGTATGCCCGAGAGTTACCGAGGGAACGGCAACCATAGCAGAAAATTGGGAACAGACAAGCCAACAAGATGACAACGGACATTATTATTTAGCTCCCATAACCGAGAAAAAAGTAATTAATCCCAAAGGAACGATTGTTTACCATTACCCAGATCGCCAAGGTAACGAGCTAATCAAAATAACCAGGATTGACGACGGGAACGGCAAGAAAGATTTTAAACAGGAACACTATGACGGCAATTGCTGGCACGAACATTTAAATAACTGCAATCCCTCAGACGTGCCAATTTATCGTTACCAAGATGTTAGAGACGCGATCGCTCGGAAGGAACAATATATTTTCTTAGTAGAAGGTGAAAAGGCAGTAAATAAACTTTGGGAGCTAGGATTGCCAGCTACAACAATTAGACCTGGAAAATTTAGAGAGGAACACGTTAAGGATCTTGAGGGAGCTAAAAGAGTAGTATTATGCCCCGATCGCGATATCCCAGGTATAAATAAAATGACTAAAGTTAGCGATTTCTTAGTCTCTTACAATGTGCCGATCGCTTGGTTGTTTGCTCCACCGAGCGATTTTTTCTGGCAAAAATTACCCAAAAATAATGGGCTAGATATTTACGACTGGATCGTTCGAGATAAAGCTACCGCCGAGCAAATTATTGCGGCAATAACTTACGAACCATTAGAGCTAGATAAAACTGAAGCTCCCAGGATTGAAGAAACGGAAGATAACTTTACTCAGAAAGCTTACGCCGCATTGTATGGGGAACGTAGCTATATTTCGATAAACCAACATTTATATAAGTGGAATGGTAGCCATTACGAGCGAGTATCGGAATTTGAAGAAAAGAAAAGGATCGCTTTATGGTGTCAGAGTACTCCATTACCCAAACGCGGCGGCGGTTATCGGTACGGGTTAGCTACTACTAGCAAAGTAGAAGAGATTTATAAATGGGCAATGGTTATTAATGCCGTCGATCCGAGTAAAATCAACCCTCCTGGGATTAACTGTAAGAATGGGGTAGTAGTAATTAATTGGTTGGGTAAAGTTCCCCATATCGAGCTAAAACCACACGATCCAAAAAGATATTTTACTTACTGCTCGGATGTTGAATATAACCAAGATGCCGATCCAACAATGTGCGATCGCTTGTTAGCTGCTTTAGATAAACCGCAGCGAGATATTTTTCTAAAAATTATTGCCGCGTCTTTAGATCTCAAAACGGTTAGAAAGTATTATTCAGGAGACATTAAAGCTTTACTGCTACAAGGAACTGGTAGCAATGGTAAAGATAGCTTATGGCAATCTGTAGCGGCTATTTTACGCGATAGCATGACACAAATTAGCCTGTCTGACTTTCAGGAATATGACAAGGGTAGAAAATTCAACGTAGCCAGGTTAGCTACCTCTCGTATCTGTTGGGCTAGCGAAAATAGTAGTTATGTCTCTCTAGATAATTTACAAATTCTCAAACAAGCCGTAACCAGTGAAGAGATTGTAATCGAAGAGAAAAATTTACCAGCTTATGAAGTCGAAGTAAATAGCGTTTTTCTCTTTAACGTCAATGAAGCACCATTAATTAACGCTGGTTTGGAAGCTATTAAGAGACGTTACGCGGTTCTTAGCTTTAATAAGACCTACTGTAAGGATGCTAAACCAGAATTAAACCAGTTAGAAGCCGATCCAAGGTTTAGATACGATCCAGAATTTTTGAATAATGAAATTGCACCATCGTTGTTAAATTACATACTTGCTGCTTTGAAATCTTTAGTAACTGAAGGAATAGATTACAGTTGCACTGAAGATGCTTTAGAAACTATAAAAAAGCAATCTAATCACCTGTGGGAATTTGTAGAAGATATCGGGCTAGTTCCCGATCCAAACGGGCAAGTTTATGTACAGGATATCTGGGAACAGTTAAAGCAATGGTACATGGATAATGACATTTTAGAACGTCAAGACGGTAAGAATTATTGGCAACCGCCTATTAGAAAAGGTGATGACTATGTTAAAGCTAGTCGATTGCTTTATAGCAAGTTAAAAGATATTTTTCCTCAGATTGACAAGAAAACAAGTACTACAGGAGATATTAAAAATAAAGCGGTTATTATGGGTATTCGCTTAATTAGATCGGTTAGGCAAACGGTTAGGCTGAAAGCATTGGAAAATATGACGGTTAGGCAAAGTGAGGCAAATACATTATATTACTCTGAGATCGAATTTATCAAACTTTATCTTAAAAAGTTAACGAGATTTCAAGCTTTAGAAGTTCAAGAATATATTAAAAATTTGCTTTCGCAACAAGAAAGTGAAAATTCTCAACAAACTAGCGAAAATTCATCTGATAGTGAGTTAGGCAATTTGCCTAACTTTGCCTCACCGCCCCCCCCCCTCTGGGTTGCAGCCTAA
- a CDS encoding manganese catalase family protein, with translation MGKIHPVYHKKRLQYFTKPENPDPILAKKMQELIGGPFGEMTVMMQYFFQGWNCRGPAKYKDMMLDIATEEIGHIEMLATTIAHLLDNAPIEQQEQAVKDPIMEGVMGGMKAEDVIMASMNPQHATVTGGGALPADSMGYPWNGRYVIASGNLMADFYSNVQAEAQGRLQAVRMYEMAKDPGVKDTLAYMIARDTMHQNQWVAAIEELKADGLESLPIPSSFPQEQEKQHASYQFWNLSEGTESKEGRWAKGTAPDGKGEFEYLENPEGESEMPDPPAPDPRFHSTGKQ, from the coding sequence ATAGGCAAAATTCATCCCGTTTATCACAAGAAGCGTCTACAATATTTTACCAAACCAGAAAATCCCGATCCAATTCTTGCTAAAAAAATGCAGGAATTGATTGGCGGTCCTTTTGGCGAAATGACTGTAATGATGCAATATTTCTTTCAAGGTTGGAACTGTCGAGGTCCCGCAAAATACAAAGATATGATGCTCGATATTGCCACCGAAGAAATCGGACATATCGAGATGCTAGCAACTACCATTGCTCATCTTTTAGATAATGCGCCCATAGAACAACAGGAACAAGCTGTCAAAGACCCCATCATGGAAGGTGTTATGGGCGGCATGAAAGCCGAAGATGTAATTATGGCTAGCATGAACCCCCAACACGCTACCGTTACTGGCGGTGGTGCGCTACCAGCAGACAGTATGGGCTATCCCTGGAACGGTCGCTATGTAATCGCTTCTGGTAACTTAATGGCTGATTTTTATTCTAACGTTCAGGCAGAAGCTCAGGGTCGTTTACAGGCAGTAAGAATGTACGAAATGGCTAAAGATCCAGGAGTTAAAGATACTTTAGCTTATATGATTGCTCGCGACACCATGCACCAAAACCAGTGGGTAGCAGCAATTGAAGAACTTAAAGCCGACGGCTTAGAAAGTCTACCCATTCCTAGTTCTTTCCCCCAAGAACAAGAAAAACAACACGCCTCTTATCAATTCTGGAATCTATCTGAAGGAACCGAGAGTAAAGAAGGACGTTGGGCAAAAGGAACTGCTCCCGATGGTAAAGGAGAATTTGAATATCTCGAAAATCCTGAAGGGGAGTCAGAAATGCCAGATCCTCCAGCCCCCGATCCTCGATTCCACAGTACGGGGAAACAGTAA
- a CDS encoding DUF4383 domain-containing protein, giving the protein MQRNCALALGIIFLLLGITGFIPGLVALPPESLDAGGISLNADSFYAKGFGYLFAAFPINLMHNIVHLLVGALGIAAATTGNAKLYNRGFAIAYIGIALMGLIPLTKTTFGIMPIFGNNVWFNALSGVIAGYYGFLGRETTTTELNA; this is encoded by the coding sequence ATGCAACGTAACTGTGCGTTAGCTTTAGGCATTATTTTTCTACTTTTGGGCATAACTGGGTTTATCCCTGGCTTAGTCGCATTGCCACCCGAAAGCTTAGACGCTGGTGGTATTTCTTTAAATGCGGATAGCTTTTATGCCAAAGGCTTTGGCTATTTGTTCGCTGCATTTCCGATTAATTTGATGCATAATATCGTTCATCTTTTAGTTGGAGCGTTAGGTATTGCAGCAGCGACTACAGGAAACGCCAAACTTTATAATCGCGGCTTTGCGATCGCCTATATTGGAATTGCCCTTATGGGTCTAATTCCCCTAACTAAAACTACTTTTGGCATTATGCCCATCTTTGGTAACAATGTTTGGTTTAATGCTTTATCGGGTGTAATTGCTGGTTACTATGGCTTCTTAGGTAGAGAAACCACAACTACAGAACTTAATGCTTAA